One segment of Chitinivibrionales bacterium DNA contains the following:
- the carA gene encoding glutamine-hydrolyzing carbamoyl-phosphate synthase small subunit has protein sequence MKKQPTAWIALEDGTVYKGLSLGASGETVGEVVFNTAMCGYQEVLTDPSYHKQIVTMTYPQVGNYGINDFDRESDKIQVAGFVVREACRHPSNYTSRMSIEEYLRENGIVAVEGIDARALTRRIRAQGAMKGIIYTEESSDGDPVRKAREWQGFDGYDAVGRVTCGKAYRWGGRDRSEQFDKSSGKPRIVAMDFGIKFNILRLLHSEDFDVMVVPAHTPAEKIVAYKPDGLFLSNGPGDPTAVGYAVDTIKELLGKLPVFGICLGHQLLCLALGGTSYKLKFGHRGANHPVKDLRSGTIEITSQNHGYCIDIDSLGGKGVEMTHLNLNDRTCEGIVGERDRIMSVQYHPESAPGPCDSRYLFRQFREMINQ, from the coding sequence ATGAAAAAACAACCCACTGCCTGGATCGCTCTGGAGGATGGTACAGTTTATAAAGGCTTATCACTTGGGGCCTCCGGTGAAACTGTCGGTGAAGTCGTATTCAATACGGCAATGTGCGGGTATCAGGAAGTACTTACCGATCCATCCTACCACAAACAGATTGTTACCATGACCTATCCTCAGGTGGGTAATTACGGAATCAACGATTTCGACAGGGAGTCGGATAAGATTCAGGTTGCAGGATTTGTTGTGCGTGAAGCCTGCCGTCACCCATCGAATTACACGTCGAGAATGAGTATCGAAGAATACCTTCGGGAAAACGGCATTGTGGCAGTCGAGGGGATCGACGCCAGGGCTCTTACCAGACGTATTCGCGCTCAGGGGGCCATGAAAGGGATTATCTACACCGAAGAATCCTCTGACGGCGACCCGGTCCGGAAGGCTCGGGAGTGGCAGGGGTTTGACGGTTACGATGCAGTCGGTCGCGTTACCTGCGGTAAGGCATATCGATGGGGCGGTCGGGACAGATCGGAGCAATTTGATAAAAGCAGTGGAAAACCTCGTATCGTTGCCATGGATTTCGGGATAAAATTCAATATTCTTCGCCTGCTGCATTCGGAGGATTTTGACGTCATGGTTGTCCCGGCACATACTCCCGCCGAAAAAATTGTAGCGTACAAGCCTGACGGTTTATTTCTTTCGAACGGTCCCGGTGATCCCACAGCCGTGGGATACGCTGTCGATACGATAAAAGAATTGCTGGGAAAACTTCCGGTTTTCGGAATCTGCCTCGGTCATCAACTCCTGTGCCTTGCTCTGGGAGGGACCAGCTACAAGCTGAAATTCGGGCACCGGGGAGCCAATCATCCGGTCAAAGATCTCCGGTCGGGCACAATCGAAATTACCTCGCAGAACCACGGCTACTGTATCGACATTGACAGCCTTGGCGGCAAGGGCGTCGAAATGACTCACCTCAATCTCAACGATCGTACCTGTGAGGGGATTGTCGGTGAGCGGGACAGAATCATGAGTGTGCAGTATCACCCCGAATCGGCTCCAGGTCCCTGCGACTCTCGCTATCTTTTCCGTCAGTTTCGAGAAATGATCAACCAGTAG
- the fliE gene encoding flagellar hook-basal body complex protein FliE, translated as MRINGIEPGHLHEISRIQKRIAPQSAKPSFKDTLATFLNDVNTSQKVAGKAKEKFLAGEITDVHQVTSKSGEAKVAFNMLMEIRNKVLDGYNEIMRMRL; from the coding sequence ATGAGAATCAATGGGATAGAACCGGGACATTTACATGAAATATCCCGGATACAAAAAAGAATTGCCCCCCAGAGCGCAAAACCTTCATTTAAAGATACTCTTGCGACCTTTCTCAATGATGTAAATACATCTCAGAAGGTTGCAGGGAAAGCTAAGGAAAAGTTTCTGGCAGGGGAGATCACCGATGTTCATCAGGTAACGAGCAAGTCGGGTGAAGCCAAAGTTGCGTTTAACATGTTGATGGAGATTCGCAACAAGGTCCTTGACGGGTACAACGAAATAATGCGCATGAGACTATGA
- the carB gene encoding carbamoyl-phosphate synthase large subunit, with protein sequence MPKRTDINTILIIGSGPIVIGQACEFDYSGSQACKALKEDGYKVVLVNSNPATIMTDPQMADRTYIEPVTPEFVERIIAQERPDAILPTLGGQTGLNVAMELSDSGVLAHYGAQLIGANEKAIRKAEDRSGFKKAMEAIGLDVPRSQLAYNFDEALMFARELGFPLVVRPSYTLGGAGGGIAWDEHDFTRIAKAGLQASRISEILIEESILGWKEYELEIMRDHADNVVIVCSIENLDPMGVHTGDSVTVAPAQTLTDRQYQTMRNAALAIIREIGVDTGGSNIQFAVDPETGRMAVIEMNPRVSRSSALASKATGFPIAKIAAKLAVGYTLDEIANDITKKTPVCFEPTLDYCVVKIPRFAFEKFPESDQTLGTQMKSVGETMAIGRTFRESLQKAVRGLELGRGFRYTLPLDGDKQTILSWLATPQSGRLFAILHALKKGITVREICESTWIDSWFVEEINRIVEFEDELKSAFRSAQTREERKEWIFEAKRNGFSDAQITALLGFDDELKVRSLRKQLGIVPTYKVVDTCAAEFEAYTPYFYSTYETEDEAQTDTTKKVIILGGGPNRIGQGIEFDYCCCQAVFGLKELGYQTIMVNSNPETVSTDYDTADRLYFEPLTFEDVMNIIDKENPVGVVVQLGGQTPLNLAQRLADAGAPILGTGVDAINRAEDRDTFARLITRLRLRQPLNGIATSKEEACQIASEIGYPIVVRPSFVLGGRAMRIVAEESELAAALEDAFTAGDNRRDILIDKFVVGATEVDVDAVCDGNRVVICGVMEHIEEAGVHSGDSACVLPPYSLKEPVVSDIKTQTIAIARELGVVGLLNIQFAVQGTDVYVLEVNPRASRTIPFVCKSTGVPWVKIASMLMTGITLQDLNMETSPRLGYYAVKEAVLPFNKFRGSDVLLGPEMKSTGEVMGIDTTVEAAFLKSQIAAGNSLPRTGAMLLSIRMRNHESAVTLGGDLENNGFDLFATEGTSKRMREAGIRVKQIAKVGEGKPDTVDLIKSGAVSLVINLPESGKGVVDSRSMRAAAVERGIPYITTFEAAAAAVKAMCSGLHSHFMVKPVQDYYSRMREKQTT encoded by the coding sequence ATGCCAAAACGTACCGACATCAACACAATACTTATCATCGGCAGCGGCCCGATCGTTATCGGGCAGGCGTGTGAGTTTGATTATTCAGGGAGTCAGGCCTGCAAAGCGCTGAAAGAAGACGGCTACAAAGTCGTTCTTGTCAATTCGAATCCGGCCACGATCATGACTGATCCTCAGATGGCGGACCGCACTTACATAGAACCGGTCACTCCCGAATTTGTCGAAAGGATTATCGCGCAGGAACGGCCCGATGCAATCCTTCCGACCCTGGGCGGGCAGACCGGTCTCAATGTGGCTATGGAACTCTCCGACAGCGGTGTTCTTGCACACTACGGCGCGCAGCTTATCGGTGCGAATGAAAAAGCGATTCGCAAGGCTGAAGACCGCAGCGGTTTCAAAAAGGCCATGGAAGCGATTGGTCTGGATGTTCCCCGTAGTCAACTGGCCTATAATTTCGATGAAGCGCTTATGTTTGCACGGGAACTCGGTTTTCCTCTTGTCGTACGACCCAGCTACACTCTGGGTGGCGCCGGTGGCGGGATTGCATGGGATGAACATGATTTTACGCGAATAGCAAAGGCCGGACTGCAGGCAAGTCGCATAAGTGAAATTCTTATTGAAGAATCGATTCTTGGCTGGAAAGAGTATGAACTGGAGATCATGCGCGACCATGCCGATAATGTGGTGATTGTCTGTTCGATCGAGAACCTCGACCCCATGGGCGTGCACACCGGTGACAGCGTGACCGTCGCCCCCGCGCAGACACTCACCGACCGGCAGTACCAAACGATGCGAAACGCTGCGCTGGCCATTATCCGCGAGATCGGGGTCGATACCGGGGGTTCGAATATCCAGTTTGCGGTCGATCCCGAAACAGGACGTATGGCCGTGATAGAGATGAACCCCCGGGTGAGCCGGAGTTCCGCACTTGCCAGTAAGGCAACCGGGTTTCCCATCGCTAAAATTGCCGCCAAACTTGCCGTGGGCTACACGCTCGATGAGATCGCTAACGATATTACCAAAAAGACGCCGGTCTGTTTCGAGCCGACCCTTGATTACTGCGTTGTCAAAATCCCCCGGTTTGCTTTCGAAAAGTTTCCCGAAAGCGACCAGACATTGGGGACCCAGATGAAATCGGTGGGGGAAACCATGGCCATTGGCCGCACTTTTCGCGAATCGCTGCAAAAAGCGGTCCGGGGGCTCGAACTCGGCCGGGGATTTCGGTATACACTGCCACTCGATGGAGACAAGCAGACCATTCTTTCCTGGCTTGCAACACCGCAATCAGGGCGTCTCTTTGCAATTCTGCATGCACTGAAAAAAGGGATAACAGTACGGGAAATCTGCGAATCCACATGGATCGATTCCTGGTTTGTCGAGGAGATCAACCGGATTGTCGAATTCGAGGATGAACTCAAGAGCGCTTTTCGATCGGCCCAAACCAGAGAAGAGCGAAAAGAATGGATATTTGAGGCAAAACGAAATGGATTTTCCGATGCTCAGATTACCGCCCTTCTCGGGTTTGACGATGAACTGAAGGTACGCTCCTTGCGTAAACAGCTTGGCATTGTGCCCACCTACAAGGTGGTTGATACCTGTGCCGCCGAGTTTGAAGCCTATACGCCTTATTTCTACTCCACCTACGAAACTGAGGATGAGGCACAAACCGACACTACGAAAAAAGTGATAATTCTCGGTGGAGGACCGAACCGGATCGGCCAGGGTATCGAATTCGACTACTGCTGCTGTCAGGCCGTGTTCGGGCTCAAGGAACTCGGGTATCAGACGATCATGGTCAATTCAAACCCCGAAACGGTGAGTACCGATTACGACACGGCCGATCGCCTTTATTTCGAGCCGTTGACTTTTGAAGATGTCATGAATATTATCGACAAGGAAAATCCGGTTGGCGTTGTTGTACAACTGGGGGGGCAGACGCCTCTGAATCTTGCTCAGCGACTGGCCGACGCCGGAGCGCCGATTCTCGGGACCGGGGTCGACGCGATCAACCGGGCGGAGGACCGCGATACCTTTGCCCGGCTTATTACCAGACTGAGATTGCGACAACCGCTCAATGGAATTGCAACGAGTAAAGAGGAAGCATGTCAAATCGCTTCGGAAATAGGATATCCGATTGTAGTCAGACCCTCCTTTGTGCTGGGGGGCAGAGCGATGAGGATTGTTGCGGAAGAAAGCGAGCTTGCCGCTGCGCTGGAAGACGCCTTTACTGCCGGCGATAACCGTCGAGACATACTGATCGATAAATTCGTGGTCGGCGCAACCGAGGTCGATGTCGATGCTGTCTGTGACGGCAATCGGGTAGTGATCTGCGGCGTTATGGAGCATATCGAAGAAGCTGGGGTGCATTCCGGTGACAGTGCCTGTGTCTTGCCTCCTTATTCACTCAAAGAACCGGTAGTTTCCGATATCAAAACACAAACCATTGCCATTGCCCGGGAACTGGGTGTTGTGGGCCTGCTTAACATCCAGTTTGCAGTCCAGGGAACGGATGTGTATGTGCTTGAAGTAAACCCGCGGGCTTCACGAACTATTCCTTTTGTGTGTAAATCGACCGGTGTTCCCTGGGTCAAAATCGCTTCGATGTTGATGACCGGTATAACCTTGCAAGATCTTAATATGGAAACATCTCCCCGGCTGGGCTATTATGCAGTGAAAGAGGCGGTGCTTCCCTTCAATAAATTCCGGGGCAGTGATGTTCTTCTGGGGCCGGAGATGAAATCGACCGGCGAGGTGATGGGAATCGACACGACCGTTGAAGCAGCTTTTTTGAAATCGCAGATCGCAGCGGGGAACTCCTTACCCCGAACAGGAGCTATGCTCTTGAGTATACGAATGCGCAACCATGAAAGCGCCGTTACCCTGGGCGGCGATCTTGAAAACAACGGGTTCGACCTGTTTGCAACCGAGGGAACGAGTAAGCGAATGCGAGAAGCCGGTATCCGGGTCAAGCAGATTGCAAAGGTTGGGGAGGGGAAACCGGATACGGTTGATCTGATAAAGAGCGGAGCCGTTTCACTGGTAATTAACCTTCCTGAAAGTGGAAAAGGGGTTGTGGATTCGAGGTCGATGCGAGCGGCGGCCGTGGAACGGGGAATCCCCTATATCACTACCTTTGAAGCTGCCGCAGCCGCGGTGAAAGCAATGTGTTCTGGATTGCATTCACATTTCATGGTAAAACCGGTTCAGGATTACTATAGCCGAATGCGGGAGAAACAAACAACATAA